The genomic window GCGCTCGAAATGACGCTGCGGGACGGTGAGGCGCACTTCGATTACACCGGCACCTCGCCGGAGTTGCCGTTTCCGCTCAATGCCGTGTACGGCGTGACGCTCTCGGGCATCTACTACGCGCTACGCGCCGTAACCGATCCGGCCATTCCCATGAACGAAGGCTGTTTTCGGCCGGTGCGCGTGAGCGTTCCCATCGGCTCGTTACTCAACCCGCGTCGCCCGGCGCCGGTGGCCGGAGGAAACGTCGAGACGAGTACGCGCAACGCCGACGTCGTGCTGCAAGCGCTCGCCCTGGCCGCGCCGGAGCGCGTCCCGGCGTGCAGCGGCGGGACGATGAGCAACGTCATGCTGGGCGGCACGCGCGCGGACGGCAGCGCGTGGTCGTTCTACGAGACCAACGGGTGCGGCATGGGCGCGCGCCCCGACGCCGACGGCATCGACGCCATCCAATGCCATATGACGAACACGCTCAACACGCCGATCGAGGCCATCGAGCGCGACTTTCCGCTGCGCGTAACGCGCTACGAAATCGTTGAGGGAACCGGCGGTAACGGGCGCTATCGGGGCGGTAACGGCCTCGTTCGCGCGCTGGAACTTACCGAAGGACGCGCGCGCGCGACGCTCCTGGCCGAACGCCACACCGTCGCTCCGCCGGGTGCGTTGGGCGGCGGCGCCGGTGCCTGTGGCGCACACGAGCGCGAACGCGCCGGCGGCGAACGGAGTAGCGTACCCGCGAAGACGAGCTTCGCGCTACTGCCCGGCGATCGGATCGTCGTGCGCACGCCCGGCGGCGGCGGCTACGGCCCGCCGCAGAACCATGGCGCGAGCGGCGGCTAAGGCGCGTTTTACCGGCGCGCTCCGATAGGCGCGTTCCGGGCCGGC from Candidatus Dormiibacterota bacterium includes these protein-coding regions:
- a CDS encoding hydantoinase B/oxoprolinase family protein codes for the protein MNADDPITTQIIASALVYASEEMGIAVRNSAYSPNIKERLDHSCALFDRHGRLIAQAEHIPVHLGSLPWGLRATLAQIERSGERMECGDMWVVNDPYLSGTHLNDVTVIRPIVREGALIGYAANKAHHTDVGGMVPGSMSADAPDLFAEGLIVPPMRLVRDDRPIEHTMEIFRANSRTPQARTGDLRAQIAGNAIGERRVLELYERYGEPVVERAVAHALDNSERRMRAALRGLGNGTYRSSDVMEDREGFPSIHIALEMTLRDGEAHFDYTGTSPELPFPLNAVYGVTLSGIYYALRAVTDPAIPMNEGCFRPVRVSVPIGSLLNPRRPAPVAGGNVETSTRNADVVLQALALAAPERVPACSGGTMSNVMLGGTRADGSAWSFYETNGCGMGARPDADGIDAIQCHMTNTLNTPIEAIERDFPLRVTRYEIVEGTGGNGRYRGGNGLVRALELTEGRARATLLAERHTVAPPGALGGGAGACGAHERERAGGERSSVPAKTSFALLPGDRIVVRTPGGGGYGPPQNHGASGG